The following coding sequences are from one Nicotiana tomentosiformis chromosome 3, ASM39032v3, whole genome shotgun sequence window:
- the LOC104096070 gene encoding NDR1/HIN1-like protein 13, producing MADRVYPAAKPAAANGTAAPAVNGGANPAFPANKAQLYNATRPTYRPQLPPRRKHRRSCCCCCCLWTTFFIITIVLLAAIAGAIFWVLYRPQRPSFSVSSLQVSQFNLTSTKLVSKFNLTVIARNPNKKVTFFYDPINISFSSDDLDIGSGSLPALTHGTKNVTTLKTVVSSSGQNLDDSAVSTLRSELKNKKTLPLEIKLDTKVKVKVGSLKTKKVGIRVKCNGIKITVPTGKSPTKATTSDVKCDVDLRIKIWKWTF from the coding sequence ATGGCGGATAGAGTATACCCAGCTGCTAAACCCGCCGCTGCAAACGGCACTGCCGCCCCCGCCGTCAACGGCGGAGCTAATCCAGCCTTTCCGGCAAACAAAGCTCAACTTTACAACGCCACCCGCCCTACCTACCGTCCTCAGCTGCCTCCCCGTCGTAAACACCGACGGAGCTGCTGCTGTTGCTGTTGTCTCTGGACCACTTTCTTCATAATCACTATCGTCCTCCTCGCCGCCATCGCCGGCGCTATTTTCTGGGTCCTTTACCGTCCACAGAGACCGTCGTTTTCAGTTTCTTCTCTTCAAGTCTCACAATTCAATCTCACTTCCACTAAACTCGTCTCCAAATTCAACCTCACCGTCATCGCTCGTAACCCTAACAAAAAAGTCACTTTCTTCTACGATCCGATCAATATTTCATTCAGTTCCGATGACCTGGACATCGGTTCTGGTTCTTTACCGGCTCTCACGCATGGTACGAAAAACGTTACCACTTTAAAAACCGTCGTGTCAAGTTCGGGTCAAAATCTCGACGATTCGGCGGTTTCTACGTTGAGATCTGAACTGAAGAATAAGAAGACCCTGCCATTGGAAATAAAGCTTGATACAAAGGTGAAagtcaaagttggaagcttaaaaACGAAGAAAGTTGGAATTAGAGTGAAATGCAATGGTATTAAAATCACTGTTCCTACCGGAAAGTCGCCGACTAAAGCTACTACATCTGATGTGAAATGTGACGTGGATCTTCGGATCAAGATCTGGAAATGGACTTTCTGA